CAGAAACCAGAACCTTAACGCCTTCTCGCTTTAACTCGGCAACCTCACCAAAAGCCGATTCGGAGAGCAATCTCATAAGAGCGCCAATTTCAAATTCTGGTCTTTTCCAATTCTGAACGCTAAAAGTATATAAAGTAAGGACTTTCACTCCAGCGTTTCGAGCAGTTTTAACTGCTTCTTTGGCCGCTTTAACTCCCGCCGCATGCCCATCTTTTACAGTTAAACCTTTACTTTTAGCCCATCTGCCGTTACCATCCATTATTATCGCCACGTGCTCGGGCACATTGCCCAGGGTTTTCAATTCTTCCCGAAGAAGTTCCATTTGTTCATCAACAATACGAGTCATTCTACCTTTCAAATAGAATATTCAAACATAATTAATTAATATAACGGAAGATATAGTAAAACGCAAGATAAACCGAATTGTGTTTGAAGATTAGACCTTTTATTTAAGAAGAATAAATGATGACGAAGTAACTCGACTGCCATCGAGGACAAGCTCGGCAATATATCTACCGCTTGGAAAACCCGCTAAATGCAATGGGATTTTATTATCACCGCGATAAATTCGATAATTAGCGACTGGAGTCGAAGTAAATCTCCCCGATTGATTGTAAATGTTAATATCGACAGAACCACAACGATCCGAATCAAAGATAATATTACCAGAAGAATTAAATGGATTTGGATAAACTGCAATATCGGGGTTTTCTGGAACGAAGTATCGAGCCTCTCGGACATACAATGAACGGATTTCCCAATATTTTGCAAGTATCATATTTGCAAAATCGGATTGAAGAGCAGCAAACTCTATTAAATCGATTCGAGTAATGCTGTCTCGATCTATCTCAGAATCTATTCTGGCCTGTATCATCTCCTCGACAGATGAAAAACGGTCGAGTATGTCCGCAATCGCATAGGTATCAATAGTAAATATGCCGGTATATACCAGCGATTTAAGTTCGATAGCAAGATCACAAAGCGAACTCCCATCGGGACCGTAAACACTGGGGGGAAGACCTCTCGCTTGAACCCACAAAGGAATCGGTATAGTATTTATAGGCTGCCCAAGATATTGCCACATCGTTGTAGGAATATTAGAATTGTTATTGCCAACTATAATCGAGGCACTCGTTGTATAGTATCTGTTTATTGTGTAACGTGCCTCAATAACACCATTAGGATATGTGCCAAAAGAAAAATCAAACGGCAATGGATAAGGATCGATTTCCTCGGTAACTAGATCGCGAGCAAGACCGAATATTAAAAGCTGTGGCGAAATAATCTCCGCTGTGGATAAAATAAATTCTGCCCTTGTTCTCCGCTCCATACCAACTCTATCAAAAACCGAACCAGAATCAGCATAGTTTGTGCGAACAATAAAACCATCGGGATCATCAGAAGCATCGTATTTGAAATAATAATCTCTTCCAGCTTCAAATAAAACCGCGGCTCCGGTCGAGTCGATAAGAGCATAACAATGCGTCGAACGCCGAATAGAAATGTTTGTGCTATCGAGATATTCCTCAAACTGATTTACATTACTAAAATGCCCTAAAGCATGGAACATAATATGCCCATCATCATCACCCAAAGTAACCCAAGACCCTTGGTTATATGTATCCGTATTTACTATCGCTAAACCAGCCTCATTAACACCCGACCAAGCACGGTCTGTCTCGCCCTCGTAAACATTGGCAATAAAATGATAGGACTCAGAATCAAAATAACGAACCTCTTGATGTTCGTTAGAAACATCGCGATTCTTCCAAAGCAACGCGCCATGAGCATCGCTAGGAGCAACCACTGTAATTGTGCAAGAAAACGCCGCGACTACATAAAACAATAACAAGCAGATTGCAAATGTAATTTTATCCCATCTGTAATTCATATCATGCTAAATATAATCAATCAATAAGCTATCGTCAATTAAAAACAATACCTGCCACTTAATAAATAAATCCCAAATGCAGTAAAATAAATAAGATAAATCTAGTTCCAAAAATTTACAAAAAAAAGCGCTGGCGCGGGTAGTGTGGGAGGTTTGGAGGGGATTTTTGCGCAAAATAAATAAAACCGCTATAAATCGATCCTGTTAATAGCAAAAATCGTGACAGCGCTTTTTATCCTAATT
The nucleotide sequence above comes from bacterium. Encoded proteins:
- a CDS encoding T9SS type A sorting domain-containing protein, whose translation is MNYRWDKITFAICLLLFYVVAAFSCTITVVAPSDAHGALLWKNRDVSNEHQEVRYFDSESYHFIANVYEGETDRAWSGVNEAGLAIVNTDTYNQGSWVTLGDDDGHIMFHALGHFSNVNQFEEYLDSTNISIRRSTHCYALIDSTGAAVLFEAGRDYYFKYDASDDPDGFIVRTNYADSGSVFDRVGMERRTRAEFILSTAEIISPQLLIFGLARDLVTEEIDPYPLPFDFSFGTYPNGVIEARYTINRYYTTSASIIVGNNNSNIPTTMWQYLGQPINTIPIPLWVQARGLPPSVYGPDGSSLCDLAIELKSLVYTGIFTIDTYAIADILDRFSSVEEMIQARIDSEIDRDSITRIDLIEFAALQSDFANMILAKYWEIRSLYVREARYFVPENPDIAVYPNPFNSSGNIIFDSDRCGSVDINIYNQSGRFTSTPVANYRIYRGDNKIPLHLAGFPSGRYIAELVLDGSRVTSSSFILLK